The nucleotide sequence GGCCAATGCGGACCGGGACGTACTGGTTATCCCGGCAGCCTAGCTTCGCAGGCAACAAGCCTTTTTTCGGTTGCGCCAATGCCGCCAAGACCCAATGAGGCTTGGCCTCAGGCCGAGCAGATCAGGGAAGCTGGATGGATACAGGAGACGCGGCGAGTTGATGATGTCGAACGAGGCGCTCCTTCTGGTCATCATTACCTTCCCATTCCTGGGAAGCCTGCTGGCCGCCTTCCTTCCGAGTACCGCACGCAACGCCGCGGCGGCGCTTGCCGGAACGATCGCTCTCGTCGGCACCCTATTGACGGCGCTGCTCTATTCGTCGGTGGCGGACGGTGCCGTCGTTCGAAGCGAAATAGAATGGCTGCCTTCGCTTGGCCTCAATCTCCTGATCCGGATCGACGGACTGTCGTGGATCTTCTCGACGCTCGTGCTCGGCATCGGCGCCTTGGTCGTGCTCTACGCCCGCTACTACATGTCGCCGGCGGACCCGGTTCCGCGCTTCTTCTCCTTCCTGCTCGCCTTCATGGGGTCGATGCTCGGCCTGGTGCTGTCCGGCAATCTCGTCCAGCTCGCCTTCTTCTGGGAACTGACCAGCCTCTTCTCCTTCCTGCTGATCGGCTATTGGCATCACAACCGAACCGCGCGCGACGCGGCCCGGATGGCATTGATCGCCACCGCCGCCGGCGGCCTCTGCCTGCTGATCGGCATCCTTGTGATCGGGATGATCGTTGGAAGCTACGATCTCGACCAGGTGCTGGCATCCGGCGATCTCATCCGCTCGAGCGACCTCTATGTTCCGGCGCTCATCCTGATCCTGATCGGCGCCTTCACCAAGAGCGCCCAGTTTCCGTTCCACTTCTGGCTGCCCCACGCCATGGCGGCGCCGACCCCCGTCTCGGCCTATCTCCATTCCGCGACGCTGGTGAAGGCCGGCGTCTTCCTGCTCATGCGCCTGTGGCCGGCGTTGGCGGGAACGGATGCCTGGTATTTCATCGTCTCATCGGCGGGGCTCGCCACCCTTCTGGTCGGCGCCTGGTCGGCGATCTTCCAGCAGGATCTGAAAGGGCTGCTCGCCTACTCGACGATCAGCCATCTTGGCCTCATCACCCTGCTTCTGGGCCTCGGCAGCCCGCTGGGGGCCGTGGCGGCGATTTTCCACGCCGTGAACCACGCCACCTTCAAGGCTTCGCTGTTCATGGCGGGGGGGATCATCGACCATGAAGCCGGCACGCGCGACCTCAGGCGGCTGAGCGGCCTGTACCGTTACATGCCGATCACGGCGACGCTGGCGATGGTCGCCGCCGCCGCCATGGCGGGCGTCCCGCTGCTCAACGGCTTCCTCTCGAAAGAGATGTTCCTGTCCGCCTCGCTCGAGGAGCATAGCGGCACGGTCCTCGACCAGCTGCTGCCCCTGATCGCGACGCTGGCGAGTGCCTTCTCCGTCCTCTATTCCTTCCGCTTCATCCATCAGACCTTCTTCGGGCCGGCCCCGACCGACCTGCCGCGCGAGCCCGGTGAAGCGCCGCCCTGGATGCGCGTTCCCATCGAGATTCTCGTTCTCGCCTGTCTTCTCGTCGGCATGCTTCCCTCGGCCACGATCGGTCCATTCCTCGCGACGGCGGTGCGGTCGGTGATGGGCGAGGACATGCCGACCTACAGCCTCGCCGTGTGGCACGGGTTCAATCGGCCCCTGCTGATGAGCGTCACGGCATTGGTGCTGGGCTCGATCGGTTATCTTGCCTTCCGCGACGCGCTTAACCGGCGCGAGGGAGCACCGCTGATCCGCCACCTCAAGGGCCGGAAGATTTTCGAAGCCGGCCTGGCCGTCGTCGTTTCGGCTGCGCGCGGTCTCGAACGGCTGCTGGGGACACGGAGGCTCCAGCCGCAGCTGCGCCTGCTGGTGCTGGTGGCTTTCATCGCCGGGCTGCTGCCATTCCTCCGGCTCGGCTATTCGCTGGGCGGCATGGAGGGGACCATCGTCGATCCCGGCTTCGCGGTCATCTGGATGATCGGCGGCGCCTGCGCGATCGGGGCGGCCTGGCAGGCCAAATATCACCGCCTCGCCGCGCTGATCCTGACGGGGGGCGCGGGCCTCGTCAGCTGCATCAGCTTTCTTTGGCTGTCGGCCCCCGATCTCGCCCTGACCCAGCTCCTGGTCGAGACCGTCACCACCGTGCTGCTGCTGCTCGGCCTTAGATGGTTGCCCAAGCAGCTCCCGGAGAGCTGGCCAGAGGGACGCACGCCCTTCGCCGTCCGGCGGCGCCGCGCGTTCGATCTGGCGATCGCCATAGCCGCGGGCATTGGCATGACCCTCATCGCCTATGCCGTGATGACACGCACCTTGCCCAACAGCATCTCGCGCTTCTTCGTTGAGCGAGCCTATCCGGACGCGGGCGGGACCAACGTCGTCAACGTGATCCTGGTCGATTTCAGGGCGTTCGACACGCTGGGCGAGATCACCGTGCTGGCCATCGTCGGCCTCACCGTCTTCTCGCTCCTGCGACGCTTCCGGCCCGCGCCGGAAAGCCTCGGGGTCCCCGAGCAGCAGCTGCACCAGGACGCCCTCGACGAAGCCCGCGAAGGCCGGAACGTCGGCGATACGCTCGCCAACTACCTTCTCGTCCCCTCCGTGATCATGGAGTGGCTCTTCCCCGTGATCCTCGTCTTCGCCATCTACCTCTGGATCCGCGGGCACGACATGCCGGGCGGCGGCTTCGCCGCAGGCATCGCTTTGTCGATCGCGCTGATCGTCCAATATATGGCGGCGGGAACGCGGCGGGTCGAAGCGCGGCTGCGGGTGCAACCGGCCCGCTGGATCGGCTACGGCATGCTTCTCGCCGCGCTGACGGGCGCGGGGGCATGGCTGTTCGACCGCCCCTTCCTCACCTCGCACTTCAGCTATCTCGACATTCCCCTGCTCGGGCGGATGCCGGTCGCGAGCGCGCTGCTTTTCGATCTTGCCGTCTTCCTTCTCGTGGTCGGCGCCACCGCGCTGGTGCTGATCGCACTGGCCCACCAGTCGATCCGAAGACCGTTCGTTCCTCCCGTCCGGCCGGCTCCGCTGGAGGGTGAAGGCTGATGGAGCTGGTCCTCGCCCTCGGCATCGGCATCCTCACGGGATCGGGCGTCTGGCTGATCCTGCGGCCGCGCACCTTCCAGGTGATCGTCGGCCTTTCGCTGCTGTCGTACGCGGTCAACCTCTTCATCTATGCGATGGGCCGGCTGCGGGTGGACGCCGCCGCGATCGTCGAGCGCGGCGCGACCGCGGATCCGTCCCACTATGCCGATCCGCTACCCCAGGCGCTGGTCCTCACCGCCATCGTGATTTCCTTCGCCATGACCGCGCTCCTGCTCGTGGTCCTGCTGGCGTCGCGCGGCCTCACCGGTACCGACCATGTCGACGGAAACGAGCCGCCGGCATGACGGAATGGACGGACCATCTCATCGTCATGCCGGTGCTGCTGCCCCTGGTGGCAAGCGCGCTGATGCTCCTGTTCGACGAAAGCCGACGCGCCACCAAGCGTGCGATCGGCCTGGCGACCGCGCTGGCCCTGGTGGCGATCTCACTGATGCTGCTCCACGGCGCGATCGACGCGTCCACGGCGCGCGTCTACCTGCTGGGCGATTGGCCGGCGCCGTTCGGCATTACGCTGGTGGTCGATCGGCTTTCGGCGGCGATGCTGGTGCTGGCCAGCATCCTCGGGTTCACCACCCTGCTCTATGCGTCCGCCCGCTGGGACCGGGCGGGGCCGCGTTTCCACGCGCTGTTCCTGCTTCAGCTGATGGGCCTCAACGGCGCCTTCCTCACCGGCGATCTGTTCAACCTGTTCGTCTTCTTCGAGGTGTTGCTGGCGGCGTCCTACGGCCTGCTGCTGCACGGCGCCGGCCGCAACCGGGTCTCGGCCGGGCTTCACTACATATCGATCAACATCGCCGCGTCCCTGCTCTTCCTGATCGGCGCCAGCCTCACCTACAGCGTCACCGGAACGCTCAACATCGCCGATCTCGCGACACGGATTCCCGCCGTCCCGACCGCCGACCTCATGCTCCTGCAAAGCGGCATCGGCATCCTCGGCGTCGCCTTCTTCATCAAGGCCGGGATGTGGCCGCTCGGATTCTGGCTGCCGACGACCTATTCGGCGGCCACGCCCCCCGTCGCCGCCCTTTTCGCGATCCTCAGCAAGGTCGGCGTCTATGCCGTGCTGAGGGTGTTGCTGCTGATGCCGATCGACGGCTCCGGAGCGCCCCCCCATCTCGGCAACCAGTGGCTCCAGTTCGGCGGCATGGCGACGATCGCCTTCGGGACGATCGGAGTGCTCTCCTCGCGGACGATGTCGCGCCTGGCCGGCTTCTGCCTCATCATCTCGTCCGGCACGCTGCTCGCCACCATCGGCGCCGGCGGTGCCGTGCTGTCCGGCGCGCTCTACTATCTGGTCAGCTCCACCTTGGCCGTCAGCGCCTTCTATCTGCTGACCGAGCTGGTCGGCCGCGGAGAGGCCGAAGCGGATGCGCCGGCCGGCGCCGACCCCGTTTTCGACGATGAATATGTCGGCGCACTGGAGAAGGGCGAGGAAGAGGAGATCGGCGTCGTCATCCCGGCCACGCTCGCGATCCTCGGCGGCGGCTTCATGTTCTGCGCGCTGCTGCTCTCCGGACTGCCGCCGCTGTCGGGCTTCATCGCCAAGTTCGCGATCATCGACGGACTGCTCGGCACCGGGGGCGAGATCGAGCCGGTGACCTGGGTGCTTATCGCCCTCATCATCGTCTCGGGAATGGCGACCATCATCGCGACGAGCCGCGCCGGCATAGACCTCATCTGGACGCCAGACCGGACCCCTCGCGACCTTCGCCTCTCCGAAGCGACGCCGGTCGGGATTCTCCTGGCGCTGTGCCTCGGCCTGATGGTCTTTGCCGGCCCGACCATGCGCTACATGGAGGATGCGGCCCGCTCGATCGACAACCGCGACCTGCCTGTCGGCCCGGCCCTCCCGGCGCCGCAACCGCGGGCCGCGCCATGAAGCCGTGGCTCCCCTATCCGCTCCTGGCGCTGGCCCTCCTCGCCATGTGGCTGCTGCTCAACCAGTCGCTGGCGCCGGGGCAGCTGGTGCTCGGCGGCGCGGTGGCCCTGTTCGCGTCGCGGGCGATGGCCGCGCTCCAGCCGGAAAAGGCGCGAATCCGGTCCGTCCGGCCGATCCCGCGCCTCGCGGCGCTGGTCTTCGCCGACATCATCCGATCGAACATCGCGGTCGCGAAGATCGTGCTCCTGCCGGGCCCGAGGAGGCGGGTCGCCGGCTTCGTGCGCATCCCGCTCGACATGAAGAACCGCTACGGCCTCACCATATTGGCCTGCATCATCACGGCGACCCCAGGCACCTGCTGGGTCCAGTTTGACCGCAACGCCGGGCGGCTCCTGATCCACGTCCTCGACCTGGTCGACGAGGAGACGTGGATCCGGCTCATCAAGCAGCGCTACGAGCGCCTGCTGATGGAGATATTCGAATGACGACGCTGTTCCTCGCCTGGTCGATCACCGGCGCC is from Sphingosinicella humi and encodes:
- a CDS encoding monovalent cation/H+ antiporter subunit D, encoding MTEWTDHLIVMPVLLPLVASALMLLFDESRRATKRAIGLATALALVAISLMLLHGAIDASTARVYLLGDWPAPFGITLVVDRLSAAMLVLASILGFTTLLYASARWDRAGPRFHALFLLQLMGLNGAFLTGDLFNLFVFFEVLLAASYGLLLHGAGRNRVSAGLHYISINIAASLLFLIGASLTYSVTGTLNIADLATRIPAVPTADLMLLQSGIGILGVAFFIKAGMWPLGFWLPTTYSAATPPVAALFAILSKVGVYAVLRVLLLMPIDGSGAPPHLGNQWLQFGGMATIAFGTIGVLSSRTMSRLAGFCLIISSGTLLATIGAGGAVLSGALYYLVSSTLAVSAFYLLTELVGRGEAEADAPAGADPVFDDEYVGALEKGEEEEIGVVIPATLAILGGGFMFCALLLSGLPPLSGFIAKFAIIDGLLGTGGEIEPVTWVLIALIIVSGMATIIATSRAGIDLIWTPDRTPRDLRLSEATPVGILLALCLGLMVFAGPTMRYMEDAARSIDNRDLPVGPALPAPQPRAAP
- a CDS encoding Na+/H+ antiporter subunit C — encoded protein: MELVLALGIGILTGSGVWLILRPRTFQVIVGLSLLSYAVNLFIYAMGRLRVDAAAIVERGATADPSHYADPLPQALVLTAIVISFAMTALLLVVLLASRGLTGTDHVDGNEPPA
- a CDS encoding Na+/H+ antiporter subunit E encodes the protein MKPWLPYPLLALALLAMWLLLNQSLAPGQLVLGGAVALFASRAMAALQPEKARIRSVRPIPRLAALVFADIIRSNIAVAKIVLLPGPRRRVAGFVRIPLDMKNRYGLTILACIITATPGTCWVQFDRNAGRLLIHVLDLVDEETWIRLIKQRYERLLMEIFE
- a CDS encoding monovalent cation/H+ antiporter subunit A, whose product is MMSNEALLLVIITFPFLGSLLAAFLPSTARNAAAALAGTIALVGTLLTALLYSSVADGAVVRSEIEWLPSLGLNLLIRIDGLSWIFSTLVLGIGALVVLYARYYMSPADPVPRFFSFLLAFMGSMLGLVLSGNLVQLAFFWELTSLFSFLLIGYWHHNRTARDAARMALIATAAGGLCLLIGILVIGMIVGSYDLDQVLASGDLIRSSDLYVPALILILIGAFTKSAQFPFHFWLPHAMAAPTPVSAYLHSATLVKAGVFLLMRLWPALAGTDAWYFIVSSAGLATLLVGAWSAIFQQDLKGLLAYSTISHLGLITLLLGLGSPLGAVAAIFHAVNHATFKASLFMAGGIIDHEAGTRDLRRLSGLYRYMPITATLAMVAAAAMAGVPLLNGFLSKEMFLSASLEEHSGTVLDQLLPLIATLASAFSVLYSFRFIHQTFFGPAPTDLPREPGEAPPWMRVPIEILVLACLLVGMLPSATIGPFLATAVRSVMGEDMPTYSLAVWHGFNRPLLMSVTALVLGSIGYLAFRDALNRREGAPLIRHLKGRKIFEAGLAVVVSAARGLERLLGTRRLQPQLRLLVLVAFIAGLLPFLRLGYSLGGMEGTIVDPGFAVIWMIGGACAIGAAWQAKYHRLAALILTGGAGLVSCISFLWLSAPDLALTQLLVETVTTVLLLLGLRWLPKQLPESWPEGRTPFAVRRRRAFDLAIAIAAGIGMTLIAYAVMTRTLPNSISRFFVERAYPDAGGTNVVNVILVDFRAFDTLGEITVLAIVGLTVFSLLRRFRPAPESLGVPEQQLHQDALDEAREGRNVGDTLANYLLVPSVIMEWLFPVILVFAIYLWIRGHDMPGGGFAAGIALSIALIVQYMAAGTRRVEARLRVQPARWIGYGMLLAALTGAGAWLFDRPFLTSHFSYLDIPLLGRMPVASALLFDLAVFLLVVGATALVLIALAHQSIRRPFVPPVRPAPLEGEG